A genomic stretch from Dissulfuribacter thermophilus includes:
- a CDS encoding transketolase C-terminal domain-containing protein encodes MAKRVGVEVSIAVAEAVKLAQAEVIAAYPITPQTHIVEHLSELVADGELDAEFIPVESEHAALSTCCGSVAAGARTYTATSSQGLMLMSEVLYVASGMRLPIVMTVANRALSAPISIWNDHQDIMIQRDSGWIQTFAENGQEAVDLTIHAFRVAEDRKVSLPIIVNIDGFTLSHVIEPIEIPDQEDVDRYLPPFKPKYKLDPRKPISMGPVGIPEVYTEARMAHDQAIRNAKRWIVKAWDEFEEVFGRRYNPVEEYRTEDAEILLVTMGSISETAMTAVDKMREEGKKVGLLRIRLWRPFPGPEFRKAAKGAKVLAVIDRTLAPGAASGPVCEELKAVFYKVPGAPKIFNFIAGLGGRDVTVERFEEIVDKAAFYAKKRPKELYEVIGVREK; translated from the coding sequence ATGGCTAAACGTGTTGGTGTAGAAGTATCCATTGCAGTGGCAGAGGCGGTCAAGCTCGCCCAGGCAGAGGTGATAGCTGCATATCCAATTACTCCTCAGACTCACATTGTGGAGCATCTTTCAGAGTTGGTTGCAGATGGAGAACTAGACGCAGAATTCATACCAGTGGAGTCTGAGCATGCTGCACTCAGTACATGCTGTGGTTCAGTAGCAGCAGGGGCGAGGACCTACACTGCCACAAGTTCACAGGGACTCATGCTAATGAGTGAGGTGCTCTATGTGGCATCAGGCATGAGGCTTCCTATAGTTATGACAGTTGCTAACAGGGCACTTTCTGCTCCTATTAGTATTTGGAATGACCATCAAGATATTATGATCCAAAGGGATAGCGGTTGGATCCAGACCTTTGCTGAAAATGGCCAGGAAGCCGTGGATCTTACTATTCACGCATTCAGGGTGGCAGAAGATCGAAAGGTCTCTCTCCCTATAATCGTAAATATTGACGGGTTTACTTTGAGTCACGTGATTGAGCCTATTGAGATCCCAGATCAGGAAGATGTGGATAGATATTTACCACCATTTAAACCTAAATATAAGCTCGATCCTAGAAAACCAATTTCTATGGGCCCTGTAGGAATACCAGAAGTCTATACAGAGGCTAGAATGGCCCATGACCAGGCAATTAGAAATGCAAAGAGATGGATTGTAAAGGCCTGGGATGAGTTTGAGGAAGTATTTGGCAGACGTTATAACCCCGTTGAAGAATACAGGACCGAAGACGCTGAAATCCTTCTTGTTACCATGGGAAGTATTTCTGAAACTGCTATGACGGCAGTGGATAAGATGCGTGAAGAGGGTAAGAAGGTTGGTCTCTTGAGGATCAGATTGTGGAGACCATTCCCAGGGCCTGAATTCAGGAAGGCGGCCAAGGGTGCCAAGGTCCTGGCTGTTATTGATAGGACACTTGCCCCAGGGGCAGCCAGTGGGCCTGTCTGTGAGGAATTGAAGGCGGTGTTCTATAAAGTCCCAGGAGCCCCCAAGATCTTTAACTTCATAGCTGGTCTTGGTGGCAGGGATGTAACGGTTGAACGTTTTGAAGAGATAGTGGATAAGGCTGCTTTCTATGCAAAGAAGCGGCCCAAAGAACTCTATGAAGTGATTGGAGTGCGTGAAAAATGA
- the porB gene encoding pyruvate synthase subunit PorB, translating into MIPEFEKFKGFSAKRLPKEEGIAPGHRGCQGCGEVLALRMVMKALGKDIIVCSATGCMEIITSPYPQSAWNVPWIHIAFENAAAVASGVESALKVLKRKGKLSKKHIDVVAIGGDGATGDIGLQWISGAFERGHDMVYVCLDNEAYMNTGVQRSGCTPYGAMTTTSPPGKQSIGQVTWKKNIPQIMVAHNIPYVATASPAYYLDLMNKIKKAAMVKGPAYVHIYAPCPTGWGSKGEKSVEYARLAVETKVFPLYEVIEGKYIVSRKITKPKPVSEYLKGQRRFRHLTEENIEYIQKRVDEEYEKILRLAELP; encoded by the coding sequence ATGATACCTGAATTCGAAAAATTCAAAGGTTTTTCAGCAAAGAGATTGCCTAAAGAAGAAGGAATTGCCCCAGGGCACAGAGGGTGTCAGGGGTGTGGAGAGGTTCTGGCCTTAAGGATGGTCATGAAGGCCCTTGGAAAAGACATCATTGTATGCAGTGCCACAGGTTGTATGGAGATTATCACCTCTCCTTATCCTCAGAGCGCATGGAATGTACCATGGATCCACATTGCATTTGAAAATGCTGCCGCAGTTGCCTCTGGTGTGGAATCAGCCCTTAAGGTTTTGAAGCGCAAAGGTAAACTCTCAAAGAAACATATAGATGTAGTTGCAATTGGTGGTGACGGGGCTACAGGTGATATCGGACTTCAGTGGATTTCCGGTGCCTTTGAAAGGGGGCACGATATGGTCTATGTATGCCTTGACAATGAGGCCTACATGAACACTGGAGTGCAGCGCTCTGGGTGTACACCCTATGGTGCAATGACCACTACAAGCCCTCCAGGCAAACAGAGTATTGGGCAGGTCACCTGGAAGAAGAATATACCGCAAATCATGGTAGCCCATAATATACCCTATGTGGCCACAGCAAGCCCGGCTTACTATCTTGATCTAATGAACAAGATCAAGAAGGCAGCAATGGTAAAAGGTCCTGCATATGTGCATATTTACGCCCCATGTCCAACTGGTTGGGGTTCTAAAGGAGAGAAATCTGTTGAATATGCACGTCTTGCTGTAGAGACCAAGGTATTTCCACTTTACGAGGTGATCGAAGGAAAATATATTGTGAGCAGAAAGATCACCAAGCCAAAGCCAGTCTCTGAATACTTGAAGGGACAAAGGCGTTTTCGCCACTTGACAGAAGAGAATATTGAATATATTCAAAAGAGGGTGGATGAGGAATACGAGAAGATCCTTAGACTTGCAGAACTGCCATAA